The DNA region GATACTTGTGGGTTGTTGGGTATAGCCTTATGAAATAGGCGTCAATTTTCTTTTTTTTTAGTTCATCATGATTGAGCAATTTTTGTGTAAGCAAACGCTGTTTTTTGCTAATACCTCATGGTCAATGAGTGTTACTAAATCAATATCATTTGGGTTGGTAGTAGTGAAACTTCCATTGATCCATTGAGTAAAATTCGGTGTAATTCCTTGTCTAA from Microscilla marina ATCC 23134 includes:
- a CDS encoding DUF6932 family protein gives rise to the protein MKSLKKTLFLPFDNDSSRHLIFANYQEYMESFRQGITPNFTQWINGSFTTTNPNDIDLVTLIDHEVLAKNSVCLHKNCSIMMN